Part of the Lytechinus variegatus isolate NC3 chromosome 16, Lvar_3.0, whole genome shotgun sequence genome, CCGATGTAGTCAAATCCGGTGATTTCACCTAGATCCGGGACCGGGATATAGCTCTTTCTCTGCAGTCCATTCTTTAACAATCTCCATTCAGATTGTCTACTTTTAACGTCACTCAAACGCGCATTTGACGGTCCAATCGGGAAACCGGTCTCGTATAATGACCGAGTGCCGGTATCCGATTCCACGACACCTATCCCTCGTTGGCATGATATGTCGGCGGCACACCCGAACAAAATCCGTCATAGCAAATCACAGCGCTTTGGCTCAGATGTTCGGTTCAAATCGGTTATCTGGTATAGAGTGCGCGGTTATAAAAGAACCGGTGTCACTGTTCGCTACCATGACAATCCGAACCGAAATACGAGAATTTAAGTTCCAATATAGTGTCACAGGTCACATGTCACAATTTGTGATCCGTTATTCAAGACAGGGATCCGGGCCTTGGCAAACCGGCTAACCTCGTTTCGGCCGATGGCAAATAGGTGATATTTGTCCTCTTCGGTCATATCCGTGGCGCCTATCCGTTTATACAGCTTCATGACATCCTTGTTCCATTCAACGACAGTACCCTGTACAGCTTTGCATCCTCTCTCCTCAGAAATCTGaaagcaaaatatgaatatgaaaataattaatgaacACAATTCCTCTCATCTTCAACAAATTCTAAAAGaactcacaaaaaatatttcatttatataatcatataattcaattattcctctttattttgatacctaacATGAGACAAACATTTCACGCGTTATTGAGCAAGAAGAGTTTGACATTTTGACGTCAAAACCATGTTGCGCAGAAAAATGGGAAAAGTTTGGTTCGACGTATACGACGACAGCCGTGCTTATTTGACGAGTGGCTCATTAGcatttttttggtattttttaaagattctctcactgatccctaAAATGAGACTGGATTCAGATTCACTTGTtgagtttctgcgcaaatcgtttGCCATGCGtaatataaacataataaacaatttttatataccgcaaaatcgcaaaattgcctctaagcggttgaaagagaggaaaatgaagtataaaggaaatagaaatagaaatactttgcacaacaaaatgtatcaaaactaaTATCAAACGAGTAAACGATTTGCTAAGCTCTTGGTTTCAAATTcgagatgagattccactcttgtCCTGAGTATCAAATATAtagtaaaaaaacatattgattaattgtgaaatctatctctgaaaaggggtttccttttttgtgggacgcactgtataagccGATTTGTGTATGAAATCATAATACGGTGTAGGTTTCGTATTATCTTGTTTGACTCCAATCTTGATAATTTCAGGTACAATCAAACTGAAAACTGACAGTCCTTGCCCTCGATGAGTAAgcaataacaaatatttttataaaaatcacaattctttACAAATGTCTTTACTGGGATATAAATTACAATGTTCTTTTTTACTTATGCATTATTAGACGTTGGGATTTATGGAAAAGGAAGTCGAATTCCATTTCGGGATTTTATTGATAGGAACAATGATTCTTACCTTGGCTATTGTATGTAGAAGAGCGATGCCGAGCCCAGTACCTAAGGGGATAGACGAAACAAGTGAAATAGGTTAATATTACTAAGGCCATACATCCCCCAAAGATCAGAAATTGAAGCCCTAAAACGCTGAAATAATACAGTAATCGTACCAATAAATCAATATTCCAGCGTttgatgaataaaaatcaacgccatttattttgtattcatatagGTGAAGTGATCTGTCGAAGgttgatttcaataaagcaATACGCTttattttagtcttttttttcttttatctctagcctgggggccgtttcacaaagctgttcgtaagcggctttaagaacgactggtgatcctttcctaTGTGCTAAACCATCGTCGCCAATagatataccatttaccacaagaaaggatcaccagttgttcttaaagtcgctcttaacttacgaacagctttatgaaacgcccacctgttcctttttttataaattattcAGCATTACTGTCGTAATCATCAGAATTTGGCTTTAACAAAAACATTATAATATAAACGTCGGAATATACGCCCCAAATAAAACGAATAAGGATATAATGCAATCTCCAATAAATCCAAAGCGTAATCACTTAAGAGTTAAGAGTTAAAAAAGTTTTATACACTCGTAttttcaaggatttaaaaaaaaaatccacatcgGTAGTGAATAGCGACAGGCTtaaggattaacttttaaaGATCACAAAGATTTAACTTTGAATATTTTAGTTTTCATATTTAAATCCAAAAGGTataaatctttatcaaatatttggCCAGTAACTATTCACAGCTGGTTTGAATTAagtccttggaatttagagggTAACTCGACGATGATTGATTAATAGTTTGGTGTTGGTGCTATGTCGGTTTTGAAAGCATGATTTAACCCTCACTAGTTTAAACCACACCTaatcccccccccttccccaaaaagaaaaaaatgatccaAATCACATTATTAGGACGATTTTCATTATAAAGTTATCGGCATGGTCGTTCACAGCAGTAGGTGGGGCGGTGCcctttccccctcccccccaaaaaaaaatatataatactaCAAACTGTGAACGAAATCCTTTAATTTCACTTCGAAAAATACAAAAGTGCCCCATAACATACTTGGTCGGTTCACTCCCTCGCCCTTGAATTACTTCAAAAGTCATTATGgaacttgccccccccccccctcccccgaacAAAATTTCTCacgagtttttttttctcattgtattttttttcgttCTCCGCTGACATACAAATtgacaaaaacatgaaaatagcaTTTAATCGTGAAATCGCCAAATAATTTTGTCAAAGTTAGCAAATTTTCAGACGACGGTAAATAGATCACAAGTCCCTGGGGAAAAAATCAGGGAAATTTCCTCGCGGTGATTCATATTTCCTGTTGGATCTTTGCCTTGTCAAAACAAATTAAGGTCATTGATGTCTGCAAGACTTTCAGTTATCAATGTAATTCATaacaataacatgaataaatacaacatttatcacGCGCCGTGAACTTTTCCGAGGCGCAGACATTTATGAAGATAAACTTATTTGGATGTGCCGAACggttttaaaaaatcttaaaagttttttttttcttcttgtactTTGATGTATATAGGTCTAGATTTTATGAGAGAAAGATACTTTAAATCTGAACGGTTCCATAAACTAGTCAAATCAATGCCATTTTTGTGTCAACATTCCAGGCCCCcaatttaaacataaaaaataataaaactacATTAAGTATTATGccgattttgtttttgtataggCTATTTGTAGACCCCGACTAGGGAGGAGAGCCTCAtaacagaaactagtttttcttTTGGTCATCCTCAGGCACTAGTCCATGGTAATTCTTTCTCTTAGAAACTATCTGTTTTGCCTGgaagtaaaatgaataaataaaaatgagttTTTCGCACCTCTGTACTCTGAGTTGATGTAGACATCCTCAAGATAGAGAAGACGTCCCTTCCATGAGCAGAAGCCCATGAAATAGAGGGCATAACCCAAGATGGACGATTCCTCGTTGGCCTCTTTGTCTTCTAAGACGATGCTCTCGAATACAGGGTTATCGCCAAACCCATCTCGACGAAGATCTGAAGATGAGGATGAAaaccatttcaaaattcatttttaggGGTAGAGAGATGAGTAGGCCTACACAAAATTCGCCCTAATAATTAACAACCAACGAAATGAAATCtgaaatgatgatggtgatgctaattATAATAACACCAAGTTTAGTTAAAAGTAGCtcaaaatgacaataatgactgtaattatgataatgatgataagcCCCAGTCATATATGAACAAGTATCTTCAAGGATCTACATGGCAATACCGGCATGACTTGGGGGCGCGACCCGAGGAGGGTCTGGGATAAAAATTGAGATGGAGTGACGAGCTCACAAAATTCATTGGCATAAATTGGATTGCATCGGCACAAGACAAGCACCTTTGGCACCAACTTGAGGAGGCCTTTGCCCTGTAGTGGGCTGAACAtggctgatatgatgatgatgataccaaTGCCAGAAAAGACGGAAGAGCGTTAAAGCGTTTGGTTATTAAGAATATAATCCATTTGTGATACAGAAAACTTTCATCAGTTGGGGATGATCAAATCACGGTCCCTAAAACATGATCAAATAAAGTAATGCTTCTACCAATCTTACAAATATCTATATTGCAATCTTAGATTAAAACACTGGTGCTGGGTTGGTagatttttaacattatttAGCGACAGATTTAAAACACCAAcaagaatgataataaacataatgataatcatagATTATATGATATCGCAAGGGCATTTGATGACCTTTTTGCAAAGATCTTTTGCTCGAATTCTGCATAAAGCGATATTCCGCAAAGCATCAGAAGGAAGTGTCTTGAATATAATAATCTAGAAATACTCCAATTCTAAGTACACAAACAATTTTTGTTATCAATGGTGAAGAAAAACTGACAATAATGGACCTTAATTAAAACTATCCAAACAAATATGATGAAAACACAAATTAAGCTCACCATCTTCAGAGACTTCTACCCGATCTCCATAATCTTCACTCTCTGCGAGTTTCCTCATAAGTACTGAGATCTGAGAACAGTCTTCAACCTTTCCTCGACGTATGACATAGCGTACCATGGGATTTGGCTTTGAACAGTTCTATAACAAAGAGCAAATgtataatgatatcaatatatttgctgataaaatattaatttacatTAGCCAGAACACAAATTTTATCCCCCGACGTATGGCAAAGGACATTTCATGTGGTCATTTGTTTTGTATCCGACAGGGACTATCCGGTTCGAACAAAAACTGGTCTGAAGAGTGATAAATGAAAGGACGATACTTGTTGGATGTACAATCCGACAAAGTCTCTTTAATATGACGAGTACCTTCGAGCTTAATACCCCTTAATACGCATTGTTTCTGAGCGCTTGATACATAGACTATTATAAATAGGTTGAAGTGTTGggtaaaattaacaaaatacaaagtaGTATAAACTTAAGACTAATGAAGGGAAAATGCATGGAGGGTAATTTTATCCAAAAAATAGTATGATTTACCAACAAGTGTTGGAGAGTCAAGAACATAAGCCGAGAGGGCATTCCAAAGCCTATATAGGCATGATAGGAGCACATACGGCGAATTAGGCACGATGACCGTATATATGAGCGGGTGTGGGTTCGGGGACCATGAGATACTTGAAGCTGGACAGTTGAGGATGAGCAAAGTCTGATagattattcataattatgtcaACCAGGAATGAAATCTAATGTATTGACAACTGGTATTCATTTCTGCAGCTTCTATTACAAGGGGGACATATCATACAAACTTGTATGAAGATATCAAACAATTATGATATCAtgtaaaagagaagagaaaaaaaagaaaatgtgacgTAACATGATCAGTCCACC contains:
- the LOC121429752 gene encoding thialysine N-epsilon-acetyltransferase-like translates to MESGKSSKVSGIINTVSHLVLKDKRAIEMGKDHADKIENCSKPNPMVRYVIRRGKVEDCSQISVLMRKLAESEDYGDRVEVSEDDLRRDGFGDNPVFESIVLEDKEANEESSILGYALYFMGFCSWKGRLLYLEDVYINSEYRGTGLGIALLHTIAKISEERGCKAVQGTVVEWNKDVMKLYKRIGATDMTEEDKYHLFAIGRNEVSRFAKARIPVLNNGSQIVTCDL